Below is a genomic region from Astatotilapia calliptera chromosome 13, fAstCal1.2, whole genome shotgun sequence.
TCTGAGGTCACTTTAAAGCCGTGGTCAGCCTTGGCACTCTTCTTCAGCTCTGGGTTTGTGGCTATGAAACGACAACAAAACTGAGTATACTTTTGTTCAGAAATTAAACTGCAGGCAAAAAGCACccattgaaaacaaaacagatggtCTTACCTAACACTCTCTGCGAAACCTTAGGATCAAGGAAGTTAAGTGGgtcatcttcctctccctctttgAGCCAAGCCCGTCCTTTCTGCTGTTTGCCTGCTTTCTTCTGAGCACCGCGAGTCTTTCCTTCATCCTCTGACAAATCACTGTCCGACTCAGCGAGAATCTCCTCGATACTTAAGGGCAgaaagtttttggttttttaaaggAAGGAGATGGGCAAATGCATGATGAAAGGCAGGGTTTTATGTTGGGAACAGCGGCCTACCTTTCACCCTTTGCTTTAGGTGCTTCCTGCTCGCTTTCAGAGTCGTCCTGCTCTTCTGTGGCCTGTTTCCGCCTCTTGTTCCGAGCCTCAGCCTTGCGGATGTTTGCTAGCACCTTGTGGTGCTCTGCAGGGAGCATACTCTTCACCAGCTCAAAACTGAGCACAcagcaaggaaaaaaaacaaaaacaaaacacacaattagAGCCACGAGCTAGCTGACAGAGCCCTGATGGCATCTATAAGAATGTGGTGCCTTTACCCAAATTTTCTGATGAATTTAGTGAAGATGTTCTTCAGCTTTGTTCTGAAGTGCCTTCTCATATCATCCCTAATGTTTCCAATGCCTTCCatctgaacaaaaacaacaaaatatttaataaaataaaataatgcaacTCCATTAACTACAATGTACAGTACATACCATGACAGTGACATGCGAGGCCAGGGTCTTGGGGTCCATGATGAAGAGGATGACCTTGATGAAGCCTAAGGCAGCCTTCACTACCTCTCTGGTATGAGACGACAGCAGCAGACAAATGTTTTGCAGCAGCTGCTCCATGGTGGTCAGCTCTATGGAGtctgagaaagaaaaggaagcacACTGAATCCAGTCCGAGACTCTAAACCTTGAAATCAACACCACTGAATTGCTGAAAGTCAGCAGGCCTACCTTTGTACTCAAACACAAGGCGTGTGAGAGCCAGCACTGCGCAAGTGATCATGGTGACGGAGCCCGTGAGTCCTGCATACACCATCACTAAATACTGCTCCATGGCATCTGGATCAGAGATGGAAGCGCAACTAATTACAAACCTTTACAATCAAGTTTTTTTGTGGAAAGATTTGGGTCCGTGCAAATTTAGCAGAAacaatatgtatgtatgttaccTTTAGTATTTCCACAGAAGCGGACAAAAGCATTTCCTATTTCCACCAGCAGATTATAGGCACTCTTACGAGCACCAACAGACACCTCCTTCGTACATATGATCACCTGAAAGACACAACATCCTtataaaaactgacaaaaaccaGTAGtccatctctctgtgtttgccaGCACTTGTTTGTGACAATACCTCTGGCAGCAGCGTGGTGATAAAGTCTTTGTGATCTTCATTTAACCTTCTTACGATGTGGCTCAGACACTTAAGTCTCGGCTGTGGAAAAGCAATACAAACAGGAAGATAAAAATCAGACAGCAGTATAAACCAAAATATAAAGTCCCTTTGAGTGTCTCGTTTATTTTACTTCTCTTTCAAACAGCACACTCACCCTTTTTGCAGGTGAAGAGGCGTTTTTCAGAGTCTCAAGCGGCACGACTTTGAGTGTTTCCAGATTGGACATGACAAACAATCTACatgcatctctctctcctccacacatctcCTCTAGCACACGGTACGCCTTCTTCTGCATGCTTGGCTCTTttgtctgaaaaagaaataaatcaattttttttaaaaatgcaccaaCAGAGACACAGTTAACAAGAATACTACTCAAGTTTGATGGGTTTAAATCAGAAACTACAAGTGCTCTTACCTCCAGATATGGCCTTATCAGCTCAAAGGTTTTAGTCATGGTGACTTCATCAACACAGGGAGCCATAGCAACGACAAGATCCATCACTGACAGcctaaaatgcaaataaagccaaaacaaaaagaatcaaTTAGACAATGGGGGATGTTTAGAGGCTTCGTTCCTCAAGCTGTTCCTGATCAGGTTTTGTGTAATTTTCTGCTGAAGGAGACTGCTGGCATCAGAGAGTGAAATCAGAGGTGCACTGGGGTTTTTTCCACCCATACCTAAGTGGATATTGCATAATATCCAAATGAATGACAAGACCCAAGGTTCCCTGAGCAGactattacattttaaaaagatgacCAATGTCACTCACTTCTTAATCCTCTGGCTCATGTAGCTCAGTGTATATAAATCACCGATTCAGAAGGAGAGAAGGTGATGGCAAGAGATTCTCATTTATGACTTACCGTATGAACTCATTTGATTCTGCGCTGGTCAACCTCTCTGTGGCTTTTTGCAGGAATGTGCAGATCATCTGAgggttgatattttttttttattattatcattagtgATAAACCAGCATAAGAAATATGGCCTATGATGGCCTTGATTGCctataaatatattaatttcTGTACAAATTCAGATTAGATACGCTGAAATATGTCGTATGAAAAGTACTGGGCCACACATCATATTAAAGAGCTCATTGCAACAAGTCAGGTTATTACATGTCTACAAGTGGCATTGTTGGAAATGGAAACATTTAGGTTACAGAGCAGGCACACTGAGTGCTGAGGCTCATAGTCTGTAAAAGAATCCAAACCACCTCTgccattaacatcagcacaaaaactgtgtgccaggagcttcatggcaAAGTGTAGGTGGCCCAGTACTTCTGACCATATAGTGCATGATCAGCTCTCAATGACTGGAGCACTTCAAAAAGTGTTCAATATGGCAGTAACTGCATGCAATTTAGTGCGAAAGAATGCAAGAAAAATAAGCCGTACTAACCGGCATTTCAGTGATACCCAAATACACTTTGATGGTGTCCAGCACAGCCATCCTGTAGGTTCCAGACTCTCCATTAGCAGGCTGCTGGCTGTACACATTGAAAAGGATGGGCAGGAAATTCTTAGAGAAGCGGCCCACTTcggccttttcttcttctgcagtggaaaaaaaaaggacacaaaaCACTGTAAATGAACAAATTTAGAAGATTCAAGTGTTGGGTGACTTGATTTAACCCCCAGATACCTTTTTATCTTTCAATTATTACAACAAGATAAAGGGCATAAAGAAATGATGATCTTGTATTAAGGGACTGTTTCTCTTCCAATTATACAAATCaacttctgtcttttcttttcatgtgaACCTCCAGGCCTCCCATTTTGAAAGCTCTGACCACCAGCGCTGTGGCACTGGCTTCCAAATGTGCTCTTTGTGACAGGCTTCATGGTCTTTTTCTGAATCTTACCTCTATGACTCTGCATCTCacttcaatttcatttttgttgtaatCGACTTATATTCAAAGTTTAAGGTGATCCACTGTTGAGACATTTAAGTTCAATAAGTGGATGTTGCTTCTAAAGTTAATGAATAATCATGTTGGATAAACACGATGTTAATATTGACCAAAATACTCAGGGTTATGAATGTTTCCATAATTGAGTAGACATAGGATTATATTGTTCTCTTACTGTTTGACCATGTGTTTTCCTACCTGTTGAGCAGCTCTTGTTGATAATGGTGCGTAGGGCCTGACATACTGTGAGCCTCAGGTCTGGCCGTTCATTGACAGCCATACCAAGAGTGCGGGCAATGCCTTTAAAAGCTGTCAGCACGTCCACAGGGCACGTACAGAAGCCAGGAAGCATGGTCCAaatctaaagaaagaaaaagaagaaagcaacACGCGCTAAAAAATTGTAATAATTCATCAAGTGGTTCTGTTTACTTATTTACATGAAGTTTGTAAAAGTACCTGAAGCTGTAAGGTGTCATAGACTTTGGCCTCCAGTTTTTGCCCTGTTTGCTCCAACTCTACAGCTACAACACAATCACAGAGCAATCTatcagtacacacaagccagaAAATGCACCTTTGTTCTACCTAACCCTCCAAAGGACCATACTCCTTTTTGTTTACCTCTCTGTTTAAGTGTAGAAGCCAGAGGGAGGAAATAGGAAGTGAAGAAACTAAGATGAGTGTTCTTCACATGATCTCTTATGACTGGGACCAGCCAGCTGCGTGGGAACTCCAAGTCATcgctgaagaaagaaaaaaaagtttgttaatttgttaagcaataaaaacatcaagaataCTACTATGTTTGTGTCCTTACTCATAGCCAGTGATGTTGAGAGGCACGGCACCTAGCACCACTTCGGGCCCCATGCTCTCCACAGCTCCTCCTACAGCCAGGTCCAACTCTCCACTGAAGGCAAAATGAGGAGTGGAGCGCAGGTCTGCCAGAGATTGCAGAGACTGTCCAGGACAAAAAAGCATTGAGTTAAGCAAACTTATCTTACTTTGACAGCCTAGTGATCAGCAAAATTTTGTGGCAATACCTTAGTCATGATGGGATGAGCTTGTTTCCCTGCAACTCGATAGAAGCAACCCAGAATCTGCAGCACAAACGGCCAAGAGGCATGGAAGCGATAGGACAATCCTTCTTCTACAATactgaaacacacatgcacagccaCAATCGTAATGATGAACATTTATATGTAGTTCCtaagaacaaaaaggaaaaaagacagaCTAGCATGCTTAACACTAGGAAACATACCGAAACATTTTGCAGACATAGGAGGAGTTCCCTGAAGATGCTGTGCCAGTGACGGTGCCCATTTCATCCATAGGAGAGGCAACACATTCAGTCAACAACGTCTGGAAGAGATAACCAGGAATAAATCTTCATCTGGGAGCGTGCACACAAGCATTTACATCATCATCTGCTAAAGATACCCATCTTCATTGTCCCTTACCTTTAATGTGTTGGTGGCTGCAGAAACCACCTGAGTGTGAGGTGACAACAAGCAGGACATCGCAGCAGAAAAGAGGCGAGGGAGGTGACCCAAACTCAGAGAACTCTGCAAACTAGACGACAAGGATGTTGTGGACCAACAGTCGGACTGGAAAATGCACAGTTATGGGAATCTGttgtactgttttcatttattaccTCGCCAGGTGAATGTGCGCTTTCTCCATGACAGCAAGCCAAGCGAGCAGCGGCTGTAAATCATTCTCACTGGGCAGGTAATCGTACAGAGCCTGGAGATAAGAGATGACAATTGAGTTTTCACACCAAGCTTTGTATTATAACTAAAAATCGAACTTTAAAAATCTTGTTTGGTTTATGTTCACTCACAGTGATGATCTGTGCGTTGAGTTCTGGTGAGAGCGTCGAAGCATTGGGCTTCCCGCTGAACAGCTGATGAAAGGCCTGCATGGCACTAGCGGTCACCAACTACAGTCAGAGACATCGACAACTATATTTGAGTATCCACGATGATGAACAAGGGGGATTTGGCAGCAcctatgaatatttttgtgttcTCACCACATGACTGAGTGTCATCACTCGCAGCAGAGTCTCACAACAGGACTTGACAGCTCCCAGAGGAAACGTCCCCATCAGCTCCTTCAAAAGGCCAAGCACATGGAGTGCGGTTGTGTCCTCTTTACTGCCTAtggggaaaaacacaaacattaccCACAACCTGCTGGACAGCCATAGAGTCGCACAAATCTTCATCATATAGAGAACAACCCGCGGTCCTAATAAACCTGTTGTCTCACCTCCTGCTTGCTCCATTTCTTTTGTGCAGAATTTGGCTGTGGTAACTGCAGCAGGATGATGGGCTGGAGCATTTTCTGTAAACAGGAAGTCACTGCCTCTAAGAATGGAGCAAACACCTTGCTGTGCTGCTTTACGGacctgaaaggaaaaaaattcaaTGGCACAAATGTCCTCACTTTTAGTATTTCACTGAATGTTTAATACAGCTGATGAGCAGTAAATCCAAGACAGATTGAACGCATCTGTTTAGTGTGGCTGAGCAGTTACGAGCAGGTTGGTGGGACTCGCCTTAGGCTTGTTGTGCACTGTGAAGCTGAGAAGGCCATGGTAAGCCTGGAGAGTAGATGGGTAAGTCCACACAGATGCGTCCTGCTTCCTCAATAGAGTGGCCAGACATGACAGTATCTGCAgaggagaaaaataacaaagcTAAGCATTGCTGCAGTTGTCAAAAGAAGAGccaaacagacacagaaacaagCCCACTTACCCATCTGAGTGCCGAGGTAGTGTCAGATGTGGCCTGTTTGGACATGACATCCATCAGAGCCTTGGTGGTGTCGGAAAACTTCGACTTGAGGACCGGAGCAGGAACACTAAGGAATGCAACACGTCAAGCAGATGGAAAAATGCAACACACCAGTTGAATTTATTGTGGACATTATAAGCCACGCTTATATAGCTTAACACTTTAAGGACTTTCTCTACTTTCTGTCGATGGCGGGTGGAGAATATCATCAGTTAACCTAACACGCATGTCTCTGAACTGTGAGAAGAAGCCTAAGTAAACCCACGGTTGAGAGACCGTGCAAActcaagagagagagaaaaaaaaagtcccaagCCAGGGTTCAAACCAGGAAACTTCTTATTGTGAGGAAACAGTGCTGCTTAGTGGAGTAACATTTAAGTATTTGGGTCCTACCGTTTCATGACAAGGTTGAGGAGGTATGCCACTGCAGCCTGGGATTCTGCTGTATCCACAACCTCCAGGGTGGTCATCTTAGGGGAAAATAAGATTTAGtggattttgaaaaacaaaaccttgATTTACGTTGCCTTTCGAGCAAACCACACCATAAAATCTAAAAgaatctttttaaataaagcactcACCAAAGCAGCAAAGTACTCTGTTTCAGTCTCCTTCCCACCTTGACTGCGGATCACTTCAGTAACGGCTGCCAACACGGCACAGATCTGTAGAAGACAACGTTAGAGCTGCAGGGAAGCTCACTGTCCAGCTTTGctcacaaaataaacagcacacaAACTAAAATGTTATCAATAAATGGCCCATCATAAAAGTGATGCCCACCTCTTTGTGTGCAGCTGAATTAGACTCCCAGAAGCGCTGCACCTTTCTAAAGGTAAGGTTGGAGCAGTCTGATAGGCCACTGAGGAAGGTACCCGAACTTCTTTGTGATACAGCCTCTTCTGGCTCTTCTTCCATGGCGGCATCTTTACGAGTGCCGATCTCCAGCGGACCGGCCTGCAGCTCATTGTGAAGCTTGAGAGCATCGATTGTGAGATCACTCTTTCCTGTggggttaaaacaaaaaacaaaaactgaattcTAAAACCTtattacaccaaattctgaccccaaATTAGACATGGAGACAGATGTGCAAGAAAGCGCGACCTTTAGTTTTTCCCTTTGACTGACGGATTACCTAACCTCACCTGCACAAGCATGTGGTtgacttggggaaaaaaaaacaaaaaaatcaattaacCTTCCCAAAGAGGAGGAGACCAAGCTGCTTTTTATTTAGGCATGCTAACTGTGAACCACTACCAAATCAACCAGTCAATCATAGTTGCATGCCACCAAACCTATCATCTAATTTTCCATGCATGCATGCTTTTTCAGACATTTCCAAAACAGTAAAGACAATCCCAAAGTATTGGAGCCTTTGCACACCTTAGTCCGATGCAACCAGTTTTCCTATTTTGTTTCTACAATATGTTCAGACTCAATAATAAAACAGCTGATGCTGAAAATATGTACAGGCCAACCTTTTAGTCTTAGGAAAAAAACTGAGCAGGAATCAATAAAGTGAATTGACAGTCTGAACTTAGATCACCACTGACGACAACAATATCTTACCAATAACCATCCTAACTATTGCTACACTATTCTTTAGTTACTTTGGACTCTCATAATTAAGCAGACCAGATAAGTAAAGGGGACGCTTCACCCAGTGTGCTGATGTAAATACTCAAATCACAGCTGGATGTTCAAACCTAAACATGCTGTTGCTCATACAATCAGCTGGCTACAGAGCCAAAACAACCACATTTGCGTCTAATAACTGACAAACTTTGCACATTTATTGTAAAGCACATCTTTTCTAGGCTTAATAGGTGCAGGGCAGATACTTTTACACAACTAAAGATGATAGCTTGGTCTTTGAGCTCCAAACACACAAGTAGCTGTTGCTCTAAAACTAAACTGACATACAAGTTATTTAACCTGACAAAAAGATATAGATGTGGCGATATGACGTTAAAGTTTCTGCCAGCAGCTTGAATGTGGCTGCTGATTGTGTCAAAACCTAGAAAGATTAAATGGCTAACGCTAGCCGGAGACCCACGTGTAGAGGGAACGCTTACCGGTGGGTCGGCTGAAGAAGCGGCTTTTAGCAGCCTGACGGAAGCGACTCGTCTGCGGGTTAGAGTCGCTGCTGTGTCCTTTTTTCCACCGTTTGAGCTTCGACGCCGTCCCAGAGCGAAGTTTCCCCGATTTCACCATTTTCGGGACTGAAAATAATCACGTTACACCACCAACTGTGCCCGATTCTGTCGCCTACCAAACTACGTCACAGCTTTGCTCACGTGTCACAAGTTATGTTTCCTGAAGATGGCGCTGTCCACCACAGACAGCGTGAATAACACGAGCCTACGGTCCATGACTGCAACTACCCTGACTGCCATCGTCTAAAGAGAGATATGACCTCTTCTGCAGATAAAGGAAACCCGTGACCTTAATTTAAGTATAGCTTTGTCAGGTGTGGCATATAAAACCATATAAAAAGAACGATGATACAAAAATACAGCCAGTCATTACACCCGTCTGCCATTTTAGGTACACATTTTCAACTGCTTTATCACAAACATcttatcagccaatcacatggcagcaactcagtgtatttaggcatgtagacatggtcatgatgacctgctgaagtttaaaccaAGCATCAGAAAGGGGGATGAAAGGAGATTTAATTGACTTTGAAGGTGGTGTGGTTCTTGGTGTCAGATAGGCTGGaatgagtatttcagaaactgctgatctgctgggattttcctctCACACAAACATCTCTCTTACAGATGATggcctgaaaaaaagaaaatctagtgagcaaaaatgtcttgttgatgccagagatcAAGGGAGAATGGAGGACATGAAGGTAACATAACTCAGATaatgtatgcagaagagcatctctgaaggcACAACATAGAGATGggctacaacagcagaagaccagCTGGTGACAATCCTGCGATGCAAGAACAGTCACACGGGCTTACCAAAGTTGCACGATCAAAGATTATAGAAATGCTGCATGGTTTGAGGAGTCTCGGTTGCTACTGTGTTATTCAAGTGGTAGGGCCAGAATTTAGcgtaaacaacacaaaagcatggatccatcctgccttgtatcaatgattcaggctgctgctggtcgTGTAATGATGTGGGggttattttcttggcacactttgggccccttagcaccaactgagcatcatttaaatgtcaGCGCCTACCTCAGTATTGTTAACCATATTATGACCACAGTGACAGTGAGTTAACTGAGAGATTTTCATCAGCAAAAGGGGGTCGAACCCTTATTGGGAACATCCAGTTCCAATTGCAGATCTTGGtgccaataaataaatgaaaagaacaactttaaatttataatatttattaagttattcaAGTACAGTGAGCATCATATTTGTACATCAAACTACACCTTCTTGTTCATAgtgataaaattaaaaaagcaagTCTGGTCATCTCTCATTCCCTTTAAAAAAGGTGCCTTCATTACATTCCCTGTCTTTACCATGAATGTACAGTAGTGAAATGAAAACAGTGTGCACATGAGCAAACAACATACAGTGAACGTTTCTACTACCTAAACAGATGAAAGTAAAAGAGTTAGAAAGAAAGATTTTTGTCTAGATTCTGAGGTGAACcatatttaatttattcataagcaccagaacaaacaaacatgacaaGAAGGGAAACCCATGTAAACAACAAAGCTGTGAGTTCATGGCTTCACAAATAGACGGACACTGGGATGTGCATCTTAGGGCTCTACTTTTCACCTAAAgtgtttcagtgcttttttccccatttggaaaaaggaaaaatagaaaaaggagCAATACAAAAagcaatatatttttatataaaaatgtacacaAAATTCCACCGCAGAATTAACTGGACAGTAATGTCACCAACTCCTGTTCCAGCAGCCCACCTCTGGCACATTCATGATCTTTTCTTCACCTTGCTTTATTTGCCTCAGTTAGTTATGACTGAGGGATTTATATTGACAATCACTTGGACGACAAATTCCTTTTGGATTTTAGTATCTTGCAGGCGAGTCTTGTCGGTCAGAAGCTTCCCAGAAAAGAACCACCTCTGGCGGGACACATCAATTTCTTCCTGTTCTTCTAGTAACTTCTTTAGCTCAGCGATGGTGTCTGCCATGCTGGCTGTGAGACGCACATCCTTTCCTAAGGGAGAAGTAGAGTTGACACAGATCtttttatccaggtaaaaaaatctcatttccaacaATCCATGCATAACGtgatttttagagatatacaGATGCATAATTCCAAGTCTTACCAGTTGATAATCGCACCCGTAGCTGGAACTCTTCTCTGCTCGGAGAGGGCTGAGATTGTTTTTGCGTCGATTCGGAAACCTTGCTGTCGCTGGATGTTTCAGTGATGAGGTTGACAGGCGGGGCTAAAGTGTACGCTGGGAGCTGATAGCGGTTGCCCAGCTCATCGTAACACTCTGTGAGAGAGCCTGCAGAAGAGAAATAACCCAGATAAACAACcagttaaaaaaaccaaaaaaaaaaaaaaacccttatcCCTCTCCACAACATACACAACTTTAACCTTGAGCTACACATGTCCCCTCATTTCAACTGTTAAGAAATCCTGTCTGAGCATCACTTTTCTTCCATTAGTAGCAGTTAAAAGCAGATGAGCATGTGAGAAGACTATGTGaggactgctttttttttccagctaacACCACCAGGGCTTTCAGTGCATCAGACCACTCACAGTGGTCATGCAGTACTGCGACTATTATGTAACTACTACAACAGTAATCTCTGCACAGTTGATGGGATTCAGCAAACTGTTCTTTGACTTTTACAAATGATTACAGTGAGCTCTGCATTTACAATGGGAGGTCTAGTCCACTTACAGCGTATAATTTATAGCCAAATTATGCTTTCATATCTCAAAGGGGATTTTGtctatgtgtgtttgcatacCATGTGGTAATGTAATGCAGGCACCATCCACGATAGCCTGCGCTAGCTCCAGGTCATTGCACTCTGCAGCCAGGGCTGCTGCTCTGAGTGCGTCCCAGATTTCCTTGCGTCCATCAAAGGCCGGAGCTGTATCCCAAAATTCATCCCTCTTGCTCCTGAGCTGGCCCTCAGTCATCGGGTACTCACTCTTCCATTTTGGACGCTCTTTCTTTAGAGGCTCATTGCGTCCTTAacaaaaagagagggaggggtaaaaaaaaaagaaaaaaagagaggtgTTTAATCTAATTTTACAGACTGCTCTAAGAAATGACCAAGAGACTGTGACGCAGAAATAATCCGGGCTACGCTTTTGAAAACAACTTCTAGTttataaaaagtaaaacaacaaacaaacaaagaaaaaaaactttgttgctAATTTATTCTAATTACATAATAAAGAGATTACATGGTGCGAATCCAGGTATCTGGTAGTAAACTACTTATTACGTCGATGTCTACTAAAGTGGATAAGGACATCACTGCTCCAAAAAAACGCCTGAGCTCTGTACTATTACATCAGACAGCCAAGGTcaggaaatatttttgttttactctgATGTGA
It encodes:
- the ubtd1a gene encoding ubiquitin domain-containing protein 1a isoform X1 produces the protein MWQANCRRMHNLADWISGTVMGGCVGRSRMDGQGSARNSTRSKKRGGRNEPLKKERPKWKSEYPMTEGQLRSKRDEFWDTAPAFDGRKEIWDALRAAALAAECNDLELAQAIVDGACITLPHGSLTECYDELGNRYQLPAYTLAPPVNLITETSSDSKVSESTQKQSQPSPSREEFQLRVRLSTGKDVRLTASMADTIAELKKLLEEQEEIDVSRQRWFFSGKLLTDKTRLQDTKIQKEFVVQVIVNINPSVITN
- the ubtd1a gene encoding ubiquitin domain-containing protein 1a isoform X2; protein product: MGVPNSREYNYYQVPNSPLKILLKRRNEPLKKERPKWKSEYPMTEGQLRSKRDEFWDTAPAFDGRKEIWDALRAAALAAECNDLELAQAIVDGACITLPHGSLTECYDELGNRYQLPAYTLAPPVNLITETSSDSKVSESTQKQSQPSPSREEFQLRVRLSTGKDVRLTASMADTIAELKKLLEEQEEIDVSRQRWFFSGKLLTDKTRLQDTKIQKEFVVQVIVNINPSVITN
- the ubtd1a gene encoding ubiquitin domain-containing protein 1a isoform X3, with amino-acid sequence MWQANCRRMHNLADWISGRNEPLKKERPKWKSEYPMTEGQLRSKRDEFWDTAPAFDGRKEIWDALRAAALAAECNDLELAQAIVDGACITLPHGSLTECYDELGNRYQLPAYTLAPPVNLITETSSDSKVSESTQKQSQPSPSREEFQLRVRLSTGKDVRLTASMADTIAELKKLLEEQEEIDVSRQRWFFSGKLLTDKTRLQDTKIQKEFVVQVIVNINPSVITN
- the rrp12 gene encoding RRP12-like protein, which gives rise to MVKSGKLRSGTASKLKRWKKGHSSDSNPQTSRFRQAAKSRFFSRPTGKSDLTIDALKLHNELQAGPLEIGTRKDAAMEEEPEEAVSQRSSGTFLSGLSDCSNLTFRKVQRFWESNSAAHKEICAVLAAVTEVIRSQGGKETETEYFAALMTTLEVVDTAESQAAVAYLLNLVMKRVPAPVLKSKFSDTTKALMDVMSKQATSDTTSALRWILSCLATLLRKQDASVWTYPSTLQAYHGLLSFTVHNKPKVRKAAQQGVCSILRGSDFLFTENAPAHHPAAVTTAKFCTKEMEQAGGSKEDTTALHVLGLLKELMGTFPLGAVKSCCETLLRVMTLSHVLVTASAMQAFHQLFSGKPNASTLSPELNAQIITALYDYLPSENDLQPLLAWLAVMEKAHIHLASLQSSLSLGHLPRLFSAAMSCLLSPHTQVVSAATNTLKTLLTECVASPMDEMGTVTGTASSGNSSYVCKMFRIVEEGLSYRFHASWPFVLQILGCFYRVAGKQAHPIMTKSLQSLADLRSTPHFAFSGELDLAVGGAVESMGPEVVLGAVPLNITGYDDDLEFPRSWLVPVIRDHVKNTHLSFFTSYFLPLASTLKQRAVELEQTGQKLEAKVYDTLQLQIWTMLPGFCTCPVDVLTAFKGIARTLGMAVNERPDLRLTVCQALRTIINKSCSTEEEKAEVGRFSKNFLPILFNVYSQQPANGESGTYRMAVLDTIKVYLGITEMPMICTFLQKATERLTSAESNEFIRLSVMDLVVAMAPCVDEVTMTKTFELIRPYLETKEPSMQKKAYRVLEEMCGGERDACRLFVMSNLETLKVVPLETLKNASSPAKRPRLKCLSHIVRRLNEDHKDFITTLLPEVIICTKEVSVGARKSAYNLLVEIGNAFVRFCGNTKDAMEQYLVMVYAGLTGSVTMITCAVLALTRLVFEYKDSIELTTMEQLLQNICLLLSSHTREVVKAALGFIKVILFIMDPKTLASHVTVMMEGIGNIRDDMRRHFRTKLKNIFTKFIRKFGFELVKSMLPAEHHKVLANIRKAEARNKRRKQATEEQDDSESEQEAPKAKGESIEEILAESDSDLSEDEGKTRGAQKKAGKQQKGRAWLKEGEEDDPLNFLDPKVSQRVLATNPELKKSAKADHGFKVTSDGRLIIKEDEDEDVKDKDGGEMEDILEEAGVKSKKSQKRKFNDDNFDDEMDIEPQLKYKAGGSGIHRPLGHGQEFGADYKSKKGKGDVKKQGKLDPYAYIPLKKAQLNRRKRAKLQGQFKGMVRGAQKGALSGKKMQKKKRKA